A stretch of Halichondria panicea chromosome 1, odHalPani1.1, whole genome shotgun sequence DNA encodes these proteins:
- the LOC135334066 gene encoding uncharacterized protein LOC135334066, whose product MCRAFFTLRDIKQQNKGTRKLSQQNEMKFLLLVVCCVISTSLAGLIDQEAKLETVLNEIDEVLQDLKADDDKPHPEPLGDIQKLESMINDRTELQKGLNGAAIEGDIPSDRQNSQGSSATMEEMLLHTENIDEAIAEVEAAGGHVLLQLGHNLLVAKVPSHVAKQNRFSQASAHISSSASAETLSHASAYWMAREDELKPQPTVQHWTERTAPMAFEREDSDEHFRGDSPYSQTMIGKIVAVILIASGPGSLAINDSETKKIISECQAGLKFWADEALKSFKLLFVVEYKKETINATNPTSCDSHASCYSVVANAFLKASGYSTGKVGEDKLAQSFKNNANADGAFLAFFSKYKQITYAITYIGGGPISMQYSNGNWGVDQIDRVFAHETGHVFNAQDEYKNDCDCQERYGRGRNCTATNANCNNCASSQVSCIMDHNDFKLCESTKKHVGWCS is encoded by the exons ATGTGTAGAGCTTTCTTCACTCTCAGAGATATCAAGCAACAAAACAAAGGGACAAGAAAATTAAGCCAACAGAATGAAATGAAGTTTTTGCTGCTTGTGGTTTGCTGTGTGATTTCCACATCACTAGCTGGTCTGATTGACCAAGAGGCTAAACTGGAAACTGTGCTCAA TGAAATTGATGAGGTATTGCAAGACCTGAAAGCTGACGATGATAAGCCTCATCCTGAACCACTCGGAGACATTCAAAAACTTGAGTCGATGATCAATGATCG CACTGAACTTCAGAAAGGTTTGAATGGAGCAGCGATCGAGGGAGATATTCCATCCGACAGACAAAACTCACAAGG AAGTTCTGCCACTATGGAGGAAATGTTGCTTCATACTGAGAACATTGACGAGGCAATTGCTGAAGTGGAAGCTGCTGGGGGCCACGTTCTACTCCAACTTGGTCACAACCTCTTAGTTGCAAAAGTCCCCTCTCATGTAGCCAAGCAGAATAGATTCAGTCAAGCTTCAGCCCATATTTCGAGTTCAGCATCAGCAGAAACTTTGAGCCATGCTAGTGCCTACTGGATGGCACGAGAAGATGAGCTGAAACCACAACCAACGGTTCAACATTGGACAGAAAGAACGGCTCCAATGGCCTTTGAACGAGAAGATTCAGACGAACATTTTCGGGGAGATTCACCATACAGCCAAACCATGATTGGGAAGATTGTCGCTGTTATTCTTATTGCTTCCGGTCCTGGCAGCTTAGCAATAAACGATAGTGAGACAAAGAAGATCATAAGTGAATGCCAAGCAGGGCTTAAATTCTGGGCAGACGAAGCTCTGAAGTCTTTCAAATTGTTATTTGTGGTGGAGTATAAGAAGGAAACAATCAATGCTACAAACCCAACCTCTTGCGATAGTCATGCATCTTGCTACAGCGTTGTTGCTAATGCTTTCCTCAAAGCTTCTGGTTACTCAACTGGTAAAGTCGGAGAGGACAAATTAGCACAATCTTTCAAAAATAACGCTAATGCTGATGGTGCATTCCTTGCTTTCTTCTCTAAATACAAGCAAATCACTTACGCGATTACATATATTGGTGGCGGACCTATCAGCATGCAGTACAGCAATGGCAATTGGGGTGTCGATCAGATTGACAGGGTTTTTGCTCATGAAACTGGACATGTTTTTAACGCTCAGGACGAATACAAAAACGATTGTGATTGCCAAGAACGGTATGGCAGGGGAAGAAACTGCACTGCTACAAATGCCAACTGCAATAATTGCGCTTCTTCTCAAGTTAGCTGCATTATGGACCACAATGATTTTAAGCTTTGCGAGAGCACCAAGAAGCATGTGGGTTGGTGCTCTTGA
- the LOC135334076 gene encoding protein Daple-like has product MSERIKSVKDRLKQFEPDGTEATAPSLTSPPSLGMGTSGQAEGQTNEQSSARQRRKDERNKSIPTTNTRDKSAAHTGPQYSSTNNPGLMNSFGISDLPNSPVSLTSPVTSPTYTSPNPYSSLQLEERSSNRFSDRSSVNRGSSSQSQSAGGGNTSENIGGGGRTPVPPLESQRPSDPFVRTRRNKRTAQGDEGTSKGKPHEPLKGKHDKPMLRADSSELSHPSQPPHTSQPTLESHRPHNPQYLSTQYSTDSLPSSPPCSDEYPPTQTDAGSNLTGSPCQADNCSANSKFVGGAGHPSMRYDPETGKPSLPCDPETGKPAKHENLLKQISSASTGSSGSDKLCLEDSIPMGVYTGEKKIRTPSFRNLRDENDKLREEIERQKEEIRVLSEAVDDSIDKQGGGHDIYSGDFPSGLEREYDHDMGEAKMVTNRSSMRTDKKGNPVPSSAVGRRESQQEHELMRQVVSLKYQLTVREQEVKALTEHNARKKKTIDTLTKTVETKDLEKRRGYHNKDVDEYFGQVTQLTSQLSALEEKDSEHVKKIANLEGKLFRMTDVARLTKRVRDDNTRLETQVKELTSSLESAQLSIDEASAPMLEESADTRLLTLEAHKVPDLENEVEELKKKLKDIEQDTARQYQDRQMSQVMEISQKEENLRKLSSEMELLREENVSLSSRLQSPTTSDPTLGADSYQILLQDSTEKDQNIQQLKRLVEEKRMLLEVKAQEHQAKSHNMEAENAKQMEEINKLKDLNKRLRDRVVTLTTPIGSQAAGASADTTETEVLQQGGAQLEKNTELNLAGSTIARQKARIKDLEQQIRDLEPGQKRKSTDSDRKFAKATVKIQTLEETIKELEEQIKRGQPMSSGNGGDGNKSAKGRSVIDKQQRKIRDLEQQIHDLEVGQESMYQAKDDNQAAVDKMSKDHLGLLEHSKSQSKKILELRDELKSLQESKNGIEASLRRQQDERKTLDSVHKKVIADKAKLEQRVTQLLERQRDSNSSVNQITKMEADLARIRTERDELRQIVTEFSQKSAHLKEMYEQSQQKCVGQTAVIDNQRKELNDLKREAPGLKCTITKQHAELQQLARRRDELMGDLEAYKQTAQTYLADFEEERKDREAAHSKIADMENRYGHQLEAMKNDLHTKSRELDVAVRANNELKEAKVQIEDQITRMSYTVREREEQYAQEMKKLQEDIQAKTAQVKQYKKQVDQFRDQVEVGKEQAQIHKAQVESTVTQTDCLERDNKKLTYENQQLIGRLRHLEATQSQRPGDRQLQEQLDKCVQTIDDLTMKNAMLLSELEELKKRGVVSTQAPPTRSSESNTARQMPGNRSLLPNQAAMRPPTHPPQQLLVPHPQQAPHPQRLDPQWKTQSVDDSYYHRGQRLGNDGRPAHTGYVDQSHLSMGEPHRHHRTADLGRLPHPPQQQSPAYPQGRNLPPPSSNADSQLVGTGGTTRGPYGYPTYSNMPLSSGFGQQGPTSLPPSIGSPTHPTYGQGYGRPDVGGAYQQTDVIERDSPPSSYQPPSTSASQQSNARNQFANKHPGMSHSTDSYHNQPAGGQYRPHTGKPIPTPRIQGGSETSGRRPPAHYGTGQQQLHQVPSSGLPPTTNAQHRVQSSQVPHPQQESRGAAAVRSPLPPQMRAQSQNFSYRPPAPQQSAGRRHAPETNSREEVSTSSDYSTSNQLDKNIDKEIRQEALRVARQGSGEDSQPADGDTIPPDPNLICPRCGRQFRLGEIQKFKRHADNCSR; this is encoded by the exons ATGTCAGAGAGAATAAAGTCTGTCAAGGATAGACTGAAGCAGTTTGAGCCAGATGGGACTGAAGCAACAGCCCCGTCCTTGACCTCACCCCCTTCACTGGGCATGGGGACTTCTGGACAAGCTGAGGGTCAAACTAATGAACAAAGCTCAGCTAGACAACGAAGAAAGGATGAGAGGAACAAGTCCATCCCTACTACTAACACTAGGGACAAGTCAGCAGCACACACCGGGCCACAGTACTCAAGCACGAACAATCCAGGTTTGATGAATTCCTTTGGGATATCGGATCTCCCAAACAGCCCAGTGAGTCTGACGAGTCCCGTCACTTCACCCACGTATACCTCACCAAATCCTTACTCCTCACTTCAACTCGAAGAGCGTTCCTCCAATCGATTCAGTGACAGATCCTCTGTTAATCGTGGTTCATCGTCGCAGTCACAGTCAGCCGGTGGTGGCAATACGAGTGAGAATATTGGGGGAGGTGGTCGCACACCAGTACCCCCTCTCGAGAGCCAGAGACCTTCTGATCCCTTCGTCAGGACTCGGAGAAACAAACGAACAGCACAG GGTGACGAGGGTACTTCAAAGGGAAAACCCCACGAGCCATTGAAGGGCAAGCATGATAAACCAATGCTTAGAGCCGATTCAAGTGAACTGTCACACCCCTCGCAAcctccacacacctcacaacCTACACTAGAGTCCCACCGCCCACACAACCCACAGTACCTGTCCACTCAGTACTCGACCGACTCCCTCCCGTCCAGTCCTCCGTGTAGCGACGAGTACCCCCCCACTCAG ACTGATGCTGGATCTAACTTGACCGGTAGCCCTTGTCAAGCCGACAACTGTTCA GCAAATAGTAAATTTGTCGGAGGAGCTGGTCATCCATCAATGCGATATGACCCTGAGACTGGGAAGCCATCGTTGCCTTGTGACCCTGAGACTGGGAAGCCAGCAAAGCACGAAAATCTGCTGAAGCAGATTTCTTCAGCATCAACTGGTTCAAGTGGGTCTGATAAACTATGCCTTGAGGATTCCATTCCTATGGGGGTTTACACTGGAGAGAAGAAGATCCGAACGCCTTCTTTTAGAAATCTCAGAGACGAAAACGATAAATTGAGGGAAGAAATTGAACGTCAAAAAGAAGAGATTAGAGTTCTGTCTGAGGCCGTTGATGATAGTATTGACAAGCAGGGAGGTGGGCATGACATTTATTCAGGGGATTTCCCCAGTGGACTAGAGAGAGAGTATGATCATGATATGGGCGAAGCTAAGATGGTGACCAATAGGAGCTCCATGAGGACTGATAAGAAGGGAAATCCTGTGCCCTCGTCAGCTGTcg gtcGACGTGAATCCCAGCAAGAACACGAACTAATGCGACAGGTAGTCAGTCTCAAATATCAGCTAACAGTGAGAGAACAGGAGGTCAAAGCACTAACTGAACATAATGCACGCAAGAAAAAAACAATTGACACTCTCACCAAAACAGTTGAAACTAAAGACCTTGAAAAGAGAAGAGGCTACCATAACAAAGACGTGGATGAATACTTTGGGCAAGTCACTCAACTAACCAGTCAACTCAGTGCCTTAGAAGAAAAAGACAGTGAGCATGTGAAAAAAATTGCCAATTTAGAAGGAAAATTGTTCAGAATGACTGACGTTGCTCGTTTGACAAAAAGAGTTCGCGATGACAATACTAGGCTTGAAACTCAAGTGAAGGAACTAACTTCCTCTCTGGAGTCTGCCCAACTGTCGATTGATGAGGCTTCGGCTCCAATGCTTGAGGAGAGCGCTGACACGAGACTATTGACCCTCGAGGCTCACAAGGTGCCTGATCTTGAGAATGAGGTGGAGGAACTAAAGAAGAAGTTAAAAGATATCGAGCAGGATACTGCAAGGCAGTACCAAGACAGACAAATGAGTCAAGTCATGGAG ATCAGTCAAAAAGAGGAAAACCTACGCAAGCTGAGCTCAGAGATGGAGCTTCTCAGAGAAGAAAATGTTTCATTGTCGTCTCGTCTCCAATCACCAACGACCTCTGACCCCACACTCGGTGCTGACTCATACCAGATTCTATTGCAAGATTCAACTGAAAAAGATCAGAACATACAACAATTGAAGAGATTAGTTGAAGAGAAACGGATGCTACTGGAAGTGAAAGCACAAGAACATCAGGCAAAGTCACACAATATGGAGGCTGAAAATGCTAAACAAATGGAAGAAATTAACAAACTCAAGGATCTAAACAAGAGATTACGAGACCGTGTTGTTACTCTTACCACTCCTATTGGCAGCCAAGCAGCAGGAGCTAGTGCAGACACCACTGAAACAGAGGTGCTTCAGCAAGGTGGAGCTCAGTTGGAAAAGAACACTGAGCTGAATTTGGCAGGCAGTACAATTGCCCGTCAGAAAGCAAGAATCAAGGACCTTGAACAGCAAATTAGAGACCTTGAACCTGGACAGAAAAGAAAATCCACTGATAGTGATCGAAAATTTGCTAAAGCTACAGTAAAAATTCAAACGTTAGAAGAGACGATAAAAGAACTTGAGGAACAGATAAAACGTGGACAGCCAATGTCATCTGGAAATGGTGGTGATGGAAACAAATCAGCCAAGGGGAGATCTGTGATTGATAAGCAGCAACGAAAGATCCGCGATCTTGAGCAGCAGATTCACGACTTGGAAGTTGGGCAAGAGAGTATGTACCAGGCAAAGGATGACAATCAGGCGGCCGTGGACAAAATGTCCAAAGATCACCTAGGACTCTTGGAACACTCAAAATCACAGAGCAAGAAAATTTTGGAGCTGAGAGACGAACTCAAATCCTtgcag GAGTCAAAGAACGGGATAGAGGCCTCTCTAAGACGTCAACAAGACGAGAGAAAAACGTTGGACTCCGTGCACAAAAAAGTAATTGCCGACAAAGCTAAACTTGAGCAGCGAGTGACGCAACTACTAGAGCGCCAACGTGACTCCAACTCTTCTGTGAATCAAATAACCAAAATGGAGGCTGACCTCGCCAG GATAAGAACTGAGAGGGATGAGCTAAGACAAATTGTGACTGAGTTCTCCCAGAAAAGTGCTCATCTAAAGGAGATGTATGAACAATCTCAGCAGAAATGTGTGGGCCAAACTGCCGTTATCGATAACCAGCGAAAG GAACTGAATGATCTGAAACGTGAAGCCCCCGGCCTGAAGTGTACCATCACCAAGCAACACGCAGAGCTCCAGCAATTGGCCAGACGAAGAGATGAACTTATGGGAGACCTCGAGGCTTACAAGCAAACG GCCCAGACGTACCTGGCTGACTTTGAAGAGGAGAGGAAGGACAGAGAGGCAGCTCACTCCAAAATAGCTGACATGGAGAACAGATATGGTCACCAGCTGGAAGCAATGAAAAATGACCTGCATACGAAATCCAGGGAATTAGAT GTGGCAGTTCGTGCTAACAATGAGCTGAAAGAGGCCAAAGTTCAAATTGAGGATCAGATAACTCGTATGAGCTACACCGTGAGAGAGAGGGAAGAACAGTACGCGCAGGAAATGAAGAAACTTCAG GAGGATATTCAGGCAAAGACGGCTCAAGTGAAGCAGTACAAGAAACAAGTGGACCAGTTCAGAGACCAAGTGGAGGTCGGGAAAGAACAGGCACAGATACACAAAGCTCAG GTGGAGTCAACTGTCACACAAACTGATTGTTTAGAGAGAGATAACAAGAAACTGACCTACGAGAACCAACAGCTGATTGGACGTCTACGTCACTTGGAGGCTACCCAGAG TCAACGTCCTGGTGACCGTCAGTTACAGGAGCAGCTTGACAAGTGTGTGCAGACTATCGATGACCTCACTATGAAGAATGcg ATGCTACTGTCAGAGCTAGAAGAGCTCAAGAAAAGAGGTGTGGTCTCAACTCAAGCCCCTCCCACCAGATCTTCTGAGTCTAATACAGCCAGACAAATGCCAGGG AATCGGTCATTATTGCCAAACCAAGCAGCCATGCGTCCACCGACACACCCTCCACAGCAGCTACTAGTGCCCCACCCACAACAAGCGCCACACCCCCAACGACTGGACCCTCAATGGAAGACCCAGTCAGTGGACGACAGCTACTACCATCGTGGTCAGAGGCTGGGTAATGATGGTCGACCAGCACACACTGG CTACGTTGACCAGTCTCACCTGAGTATGGGCGAGCCACATCGCCACCACAGGACAGCTGACTTAGGGAGActcccacacccaccacaGCAACAGAGCCCCGCCTACCCTCAGGGACGTAACCTACCACCACCTTCATCCAATGCAG ACTCTCAGCTGGTAGGAACGGGAGGAACCACTAGAGGACCATACGGGTACCCCACCTACAGCAACATGCCGCTATCTAGTGGCTTTGGACAACAAGGACCTACATCACTGCCTCCATCAATAG GCAGTCCGACTCATCCCACATATGGCCAGGGCTACGGTCGACCGGATGTGGGCGGGGCATATCAACAAACAGACGTCATAGAGAGAGACTCTCCGCCCAGTTCCTACCAACCACCCTCCACCAGTGCGTCACAGCAGAGCAACGCTAGGAACCAGTTTGCCAATAAGCATCCAG GGATGTCTCACTCCACTGACAGCTACCACAACCAGCCCGCTGGTGGTCAATATCGCCCTCATACTGGTAAACCTATCCCCACCCCCAGGATACAGGGTGGCAGCGAGACTAGTGGGAGGAGACCACCCGCACACTATGGCACTGGACAACAGCAACTGCATCAAG TTCCCTCCAGTGGTCTGCCCCCCACCACCAATGCTCAGCATCGGGTCCAGAGCTCTCAAGTCCCTCACCCTCAACAGGAGAGTCGTGGAGCGGCTGCCGTGAGGTCACCATTGCCCCCTCAGATGAGGGCACAGAGTCAAAACTTCTCCTACAGACCCCCGGCTCCACAGCAGTCAGCAGGAAGGAGACACGCTCCAGAAACTAACagtagag aaGAGGTATCTACCAGCAGTGACTATTCGACCTCCAATCAACTGGACAAGAACATTGACAAGGAGATTCGACAAGAGGCCCTGAGGGTGGCTAGACAAGGTTCTGGGGAGGACTCCCAACCAGCCGACGGTGATACCATTCCACCCGATCCTAACCTCATCTGCCCCAGGTGTGGGAGACAGTTTAGATTAGGAGAGATACAGAAGTTCAAACGACACGCTGATAATTGTAGTCGTTGA